The following proteins are co-located in the Parafannyhessea umbonata genome:
- the dxr gene encoding 1-deoxy-D-xylulose-5-phosphate reductoisomerase: MSIFEGFKSGVMRHEPQRVAVLGASGSIGTQTLDVCRRHADRLSVVAVAVNDSVSFAVKAAREFGCAYVVIANEAHRDDPALADLPASCKVSFGQEGLTCVASAEDVDSVVDAVVGFAGIYAGYAALKAGKALMYANKESLVVGGDLLMPLARPGRLIPVDSEHSAIYQCLVGEHRSDVHRIWLTCSGGPFFGMGREELSRVTAAMALKHPTWAMGAKITIDSATLMNKGLEVLEAHHLFDVPVDMVNVLVHPQSMVHSMVEFEDGVVKAQLGPSDMRIPIQYALSYPERWETPAPRVDYCEVPDFTFGRADEDAFGCLRLAKEAGRDGGTMPCAMNAANEVANLAFRQGRCGFLDVEATVAHVMGKTDAVPVESLPQLEEVDARSRELAASYLDGTCR, encoded by the coding sequence GTGAGCATATTCGAGGGCTTCAAGTCTGGCGTGATGCGGCACGAGCCGCAGCGCGTCGCGGTGCTGGGCGCGTCGGGATCGATCGGGACGCAGACGCTCGACGTCTGCCGCAGGCATGCGGACCGCCTGAGCGTCGTCGCCGTTGCCGTGAACGACTCCGTCTCGTTTGCCGTGAAGGCCGCGCGCGAGTTTGGCTGCGCCTACGTCGTGATCGCTAACGAGGCGCACCGGGACGACCCGGCACTTGCCGATCTTCCCGCTTCCTGCAAGGTGAGCTTTGGCCAGGAGGGCCTCACGTGCGTCGCTTCCGCGGAGGACGTGGACAGCGTCGTGGACGCGGTCGTGGGGTTCGCGGGCATCTATGCGGGATACGCCGCGCTCAAGGCCGGCAAGGCGCTCATGTACGCAAACAAGGAGTCGCTTGTCGTCGGCGGCGACCTTCTCATGCCGCTCGCACGCCCCGGTCGGCTCATCCCGGTCGACTCGGAGCACAGCGCCATATACCAGTGTCTGGTGGGGGAGCACCGCTCGGACGTCCATAGAATCTGGCTCACGTGCTCCGGCGGCCCGTTCTTTGGCATGGGCCGAGAAGAGCTCTCCCGCGTGACCGCCGCCATGGCGCTCAAGCATCCCACGTGGGCCATGGGCGCCAAGATTACGATCGACTCCGCGACGCTCATGAACAAGGGCCTCGAGGTGCTCGAGGCTCACCACCTGTTTGACGTCCCCGTCGACATGGTGAACGTGCTTGTGCACCCTCAGAGCATGGTGCACTCGATGGTCGAGTTCGAGGACGGCGTCGTGAAGGCTCAGCTTGGCCCCTCTGACATGCGCATACCCATCCAATACGCGCTCAGCTACCCCGAGCGCTGGGAGACGCCCGCGCCGCGCGTGGACTACTGCGAGGTGCCGGACTTCACGTTCGGCCGCGCGGACGAGGACGCGTTCGGCTGCCTCAGGCTCGCGAAGGAGGCCGGCCGCGACGGCGGCACCATGCCGTGTGCGATGAACGCGGCAAACGAGGTCGCGAACCTCGCGTTCAGGCAGGGCCGTTGCGGCTTCCTGGACGTTGAGGCGACGGTCGCCCACGTGATGGGGAAGACCGATGCCGTCCCGGTGGAGTCCCTGCCGCAGCTTGAGGAAGTCGACGCTCGCTCTCGCGAGCTCGCCGCATCCTACCTGGACGGGACATGCCGCTGA
- a CDS encoding phosphatidate cytidylyltransferase: MGDNQVEKNVESRAGSASATGENASQRPAEQAPEAAPKQEAAPASGAKETHAEANHEEAGQKDGGKHPSTMTMRIVSGAIYAIGTVACLFLGTWPTAILIAVMAFLCCSEFLKMSRRSGRMPNDVIALAFAVIFPFAPLSNISDSEFFVIFALLVVCALWYVSTPRANMGDVALTVFGPIYTSLAFSSIVIIRDAFPGWRGALLTFAVMGSIWLSDSCAYFVGSKLGKHKLAPRISPNKSVEGFWGGMVGSVAVWAVVFALGIYNINLPYAIACGVLVDAAAVAGDLFESRIKRGVGVKDSGNLMPGHGGMLDRSDSLLFGGMTAFLLLRLGGIL; encoded by the coding sequence ATGGGTGACAATCAGGTCGAGAAGAACGTGGAGTCCCGGGCGGGCAGTGCCTCGGCGACGGGGGAGAACGCGTCGCAGCGTCCGGCGGAACAGGCGCCCGAAGCGGCGCCGAAGCAGGAGGCCGCTCCCGCATCTGGCGCGAAGGAGACGCATGCCGAGGCCAATCACGAGGAGGCCGGGCAGAAGGACGGCGGAAAGCACCCGTCAACCATGACCATGCGCATCGTCTCCGGCGCCATCTACGCAATCGGAACGGTCGCGTGCCTTTTCTTGGGCACGTGGCCTACGGCGATTCTCATCGCGGTTATGGCGTTCCTGTGCTGCTCGGAGTTCCTTAAGATGTCTCGCCGCAGCGGCAGGATGCCAAATGACGTCATAGCGCTCGCATTCGCGGTAATCTTCCCGTTCGCGCCGCTCTCGAACATCTCAGACTCGGAGTTCTTCGTCATATTCGCGCTGCTCGTGGTGTGTGCGCTGTGGTACGTGTCAACGCCGCGGGCAAACATGGGCGACGTGGCCCTCACGGTGTTCGGGCCCATCTACACGTCGCTCGCGTTCTCGAGCATCGTGATCATCCGCGACGCCTTCCCCGGCTGGAGGGGCGCCCTTCTCACCTTTGCGGTCATGGGGTCCATCTGGCTCAGCGACTCGTGCGCATACTTCGTGGGATCAAAGCTCGGCAAGCACAAGCTTGCGCCCAGAATCTCTCCCAACAAGAGCGTCGAGGGCTTCTGGGGCGGCATGGTCGGCAGCGTCGCCGTGTGGGCCGTCGTGTTCGCGCTCGGCATCTACAACATCAACCTGCCGTACGCCATCGCGTGCGGCGTGCTGGTTGACGCGGCCGCCGTCGCGGGAGACCTCTTCGAGTCTCGCATCAAGCGCGGCGTCGGCGTGAAGGACTCGGGAAACCTCATGCCTGGCCACGGTGGCATGCTCGACAGGTCCGACTCGCTCCTCTTTGGCGGCATGACCGCGTTCCTGCTGCTCAGGCTGGGAGGAATCCTGTGA
- a CDS encoding isoprenyl transferase — protein sequence MRRDLDKLAAYYADAPGDISLADVDLGRVPRHVSIIMDGNGRWAQARGLDRSEGHVAGVDSLRETVTTSVRLGVDALSVYAFSTENWKRPQKEVNLLMHLFATTLLKELPLFHQENVRLRFLGDLTQLPAETRAVFQEGLDETADHDGMTFALAVNYGSRAEIVRACRGIAQDVAAGKMSADDVDEELFSSRLYTAGMPDPDLLIRTSGELRLSNYLLWQLAYTEFYVTDTLWPDFDRWEYLRAVRSFQGRNRRFGGVTGK from the coding sequence TTGAGACGCGACTTGGATAAGCTCGCAGCGTACTACGCGGACGCACCCGGCGACATCTCGCTTGCGGACGTAGACCTTGGACGTGTTCCCAGGCACGTCTCCATCATCATGGACGGCAACGGCCGCTGGGCGCAGGCGCGCGGGCTCGACCGCTCTGAGGGACACGTCGCTGGCGTCGACTCGCTGCGCGAGACGGTCACCACGAGCGTCCGGCTTGGCGTGGACGCGCTTTCCGTGTACGCGTTCTCGACCGAGAACTGGAAGCGCCCGCAGAAGGAGGTCAACCTCCTGATGCACTTGTTTGCGACGACCCTCCTGAAGGAGCTGCCGCTCTTCCATCAGGAGAACGTGCGCCTGCGTTTCCTGGGAGACCTGACGCAGCTTCCGGCGGAGACGCGCGCCGTGTTCCAGGAAGGGCTCGACGAGACGGCTGACCACGACGGCATGACGTTCGCGCTCGCGGTGAACTACGGCTCGCGCGCGGAAATCGTACGCGCGTGCAGGGGCATCGCGCAGGATGTTGCCGCGGGCAAGATGTCTGCCGACGACGTGGACGAGGAGCTCTTCTCGTCCAGGCTCTACACGGCGGGCATGCCTGACCCCGACCTGCTCATCAGGACGTCGGGCGAGCTCAGACTCTCCAACTACCTGCTGTGGCAGCTGGCATATACGGAGTTCTATGTGACTGACACCCTGTGGCCGGACTTCGACCGCTGGGAGTACTTGAGGGCCGTTCGTTCCTTCCAGGGCAGGAACCGGCGCTTTGGAGGTGTGACGGGCAAGTGA
- the frr gene encoding ribosome recycling factor: MSTFTDSAKKSMDKAIDALKFNFSKVRTGRANAHVLDGISVEYYGQPTPITQLAGVKVPEASMLVIEPWDKTALKAIEKAIEASDLGITPGNDGVSIRLPFPKPTEERRKELVKDCNKYAEEARVAIRNARRDAIHAAEKDEELSEDDVNREKKQIQKVTDEFVAKVDSMLKEKTSEVMEI; encoded by the coding sequence ATGAGCACCTTTACAGATTCCGCCAAGAAGAGCATGGACAAGGCGATCGATGCGCTGAAGTTCAACTTCAGCAAGGTCCGCACGGGTCGCGCTAATGCGCATGTGCTCGACGGCATCAGCGTCGAGTACTACGGGCAGCCCACCCCCATCACGCAGCTCGCAGGGGTGAAGGTCCCCGAGGCCTCCATGCTCGTGATCGAGCCGTGGGACAAGACGGCGCTCAAGGCGATCGAGAAGGCCATCGAGGCCTCCGACCTGGGCATTACCCCCGGCAATGACGGTGTCTCCATCCGCCTGCCGTTCCCGAAGCCGACGGAGGAGCGCCGCAAGGAGCTCGTGAAGGACTGCAACAAGTATGCAGAGGAGGCGCGCGTGGCCATCAGGAACGCCCGCCGCGACGCCATCCACGCGGCCGAGAAGGACGAGGAGCTCTCCGAGGACGACGTGAACCGCGAGAAGAAGCAGATTCAGAAGGTGACGGACGAGTTCGTCGCAAAGGTCGACTCTATGCTGAAGGAGAAGACCTCCGAGGTTATGGAGATCTAG
- the pyrH gene encoding UMP kinase encodes MSDYKFKRVLLKLSGEALMGSKEFGIDPDVPQKIAEELKPAYDAGMQIAVVVGGGNIFRGLSGAAAGMDRAQGDNMGMLATVINSLALQDTFERNGMICRVMSAIEMHQVSETYIRRRAIRHLEKGRITIFAAGTGNPYFTTDTAAALRACEIGAEILMKATKVDGIYDSDPMKNPDAKKFDTITYMNVLNRDLHVMDATATALCHDNHMPIMVFNLDEDGIFDRALRGEHVGTIVVDE; translated from the coding sequence TTGTCCGACTACAAGTTCAAGCGTGTGCTTCTGAAGCTCTCCGGAGAGGCCCTCATGGGCTCAAAGGAGTTTGGCATCGACCCCGACGTTCCGCAGAAGATTGCGGAAGAGCTCAAGCCCGCCTATGACGCGGGAATGCAGATTGCCGTCGTCGTCGGTGGCGGCAACATCTTCAGGGGTCTCTCTGGCGCGGCCGCAGGCATGGATAGGGCCCAGGGCGACAACATGGGCATGCTCGCGACCGTGATCAACTCGCTTGCGCTGCAGGACACCTTTGAGCGCAACGGGATGATCTGCAGGGTCATGAGCGCGATCGAGATGCACCAGGTCTCCGAGACCTACATCAGGCGTCGAGCGATCAGGCACCTGGAGAAGGGACGGATTACGATCTTTGCGGCCGGTACCGGAAACCCGTACTTCACAACAGACACTGCCGCCGCGCTGCGCGCGTGCGAGATCGGCGCGGAGATTCTCATGAAGGCGACGAAGGTCGACGGCATCTACGACTCCGACCCCATGAAGAACCCGGATGCGAAGAAGTTCGACACCATCACCTACATGAACGTCCTCAACAGGGACCTTCACGTTATGGATGCGACCGCGACGGCACTCTGCCATGACAACCACATGCCTATCATGGTGTTCAACCTCGATGAGGACGGCATTTTTGACAGGGCGCTTCGCGGCGAGCACGTTGGAACGATCGTCGTAGACGAATAG
- the tsf gene encoding translation elongation factor Ts — MAKITAALVKQLREMTDSPMMECKKALVEADGDIDKAVDVLRKMGVAKAVKRAGRETNEGTVAAYISEDGKTGALLELTCETDFVGTNPKFTGFANELAKVVVENDPADDEVLKACKMGESTVADELTEMIHVIGENMKVARFQRVSVENGALAKYVHHNGKLADIVTFEFAKPETAAADEFKSFAHDVAMQVAASNPVSARREDVPAEVLEHEKSIYMAQAAESGKPEFIQEKIALGKLEKFYKENCLTEQESIKESGVTINELAAKVSKSLGDDVKVVSFVRFSFGE; from the coding sequence ATGGCAAAGATTACCGCCGCCCTCGTCAAGCAGCTCCGCGAGATGACCGACTCCCCCATGATGGAGTGCAAGAAGGCTCTCGTCGAGGCCGATGGCGACATCGACAAGGCCGTCGACGTTCTCCGCAAGATGGGCGTTGCCAAGGCCGTCAAGCGTGCCGGCCGCGAGACGAACGAGGGCACCGTCGCCGCCTACATTTCCGAGGACGGCAAGACCGGCGCTCTTCTCGAGCTCACCTGCGAGACCGACTTCGTCGGCACCAACCCCAAGTTCACCGGCTTCGCAAATGAGCTTGCGAAGGTCGTCGTCGAGAACGACCCCGCTGATGACGAGGTTCTCAAGGCCTGCAAGATGGGTGAGAGCACCGTTGCTGACGAGCTCACCGAGATGATCCACGTTATCGGCGAGAACATGAAGGTTGCCCGCTTCCAGCGTGTCTCCGTGGAGAACGGCGCCCTTGCGAAGTACGTCCACCACAATGGCAAGCTCGCTGACATCGTGACCTTCGAGTTCGCGAAGCCCGAGACCGCTGCTGCTGACGAGTTCAAGAGCTTCGCTCACGACGTCGCGATGCAGGTAGCTGCATCCAACCCCGTCTCTGCTCGTCGCGAGGACGTCCCCGCTGAGGTTCTTGAGCACGAGAAGAGCATCTACATGGCTCAGGCCGCCGAGTCCGGCAAGCCGGAGTTCATCCAGGAGAAGATTGCCCTCGGAAAGCTCGAGAAGTTCTACAAGGAGAACTGCCTGACCGAGCAGGAGTCCATCAAGGAGTCCGGTGTCACGATCAACGAGCTCGCCGCCAAGGTCTCCAAGAGCCTCGGCGACGACGTCAAGGTCGTCAGCTTCGTGCGCTTCTCCTTCGGCGAATAG
- the rpsB gene encoding 30S ribosomal protein S2: MAVKINIRTLLEAGCHYGHQTRRWNPKMKPYIFGERNGIYILDLKQTVLDADKAYTFLKDTAAKGGRVLFVGTKKQAQEPIATQAERCGMPFINQRWLGGMLTNFVTMRSRIDRMEELEAMVEDGRMALLPKKEQAVLTKELEKLQRNLGGARDLHTLPQALFVVDSKREEIAIREANRLHIPVVALLDTNSDPDVVDYGIPANDDAIRSVNLMCELVADAVLAGSGKEQITEQEMAAGETTPAVETPAAE, encoded by the coding sequence ATGGCTGTTAAGATCAACATCCGTACCCTGCTCGAGGCTGGCTGCCACTACGGCCACCAGACGCGCCGCTGGAACCCGAAGATGAAGCCCTATATCTTCGGCGAGCGCAACGGCATCTACATCCTCGACCTCAAGCAGACCGTGCTCGACGCCGACAAGGCCTACACCTTCCTGAAGGACACCGCTGCCAAGGGTGGTCGCGTCCTGTTCGTCGGCACCAAGAAGCAGGCCCAGGAGCCCATCGCCACCCAGGCCGAGCGCTGCGGCATGCCTTTCATCAACCAGCGCTGGCTCGGCGGCATGCTGACCAACTTCGTTACCATGCGCTCCCGCATCGACCGCATGGAGGAGCTCGAGGCCATGGTCGAGGACGGCCGCATGGCCCTTCTTCCCAAGAAGGAGCAGGCTGTCCTGACCAAGGAGCTCGAGAAGCTCCAGCGCAACCTCGGTGGCGCCCGTGACCTGCACACCCTGCCGCAGGCCCTGTTCGTCGTCGACAGCAAGCGCGAGGAGATTGCCATCCGCGAGGCCAACCGCCTGCACATCCCCGTCGTCGCCCTTCTCGACACCAACTCCGATCCGGACGTCGTCGACTACGGCATCCCCGCGAACGACGACGCGATTCGCTCCGTCAACCTCATGTGCGAGCTTGTCGCCGACGCCGTTCTGGCTGGTTCCGGTAAGGAGCAGATCACTGAGCAGGAGATGGCTGCCGGCGAGACGACCCCTGCGGTCGAGACCCCCGCTGCCGAGTAG
- the xerA gene encoding site-specific tyrosine recombinase/integron integrase yields MDDGGRELERFRSCVGRFLRHIGGVERLSDNTVRAYSGDLKSYLDWVKRSHVDPFRVTHAEVRGYLAEMSRARYSTATMNRRLSSVRDLYRWLVEEGVTTEDAAAAIVSPKRAKTLPRTLTEEEAERLLEACDGPDAKDVRDRAFLELLYATGARISEVSKLDVRDVDLDRRQVRLEGKGSKTRIVPIYEIAAERVRSYVLEARPGLAAKSHTHEEGLFLSTRGNRMSADALRTVFERRAVAAGIDRRVTPHAMRHTYATELLSGGADLRSVQTLLGHADLSTTQIYTHLTIDRMKAAARQAHPRGE; encoded by the coding sequence ATGGATGATGGTGGACGGGAGCTCGAGAGGTTCCGTTCGTGCGTCGGGCGGTTTCTCAGGCATATAGGGGGAGTCGAAAGACTTTCGGACAACACCGTAAGGGCTTATTCGGGAGACCTTAAGTCCTATCTCGACTGGGTGAAGAGGAGTCACGTCGACCCGTTCCGCGTTACGCACGCCGAGGTGAGAGGCTACCTTGCCGAGATGAGTCGGGCAAGGTATTCGACGGCAACCATGAACAGGAGACTATCATCGGTGCGAGACCTCTACAGGTGGCTTGTGGAGGAGGGCGTGACCACGGAGGACGCGGCGGCGGCGATCGTGAGCCCGAAGAGGGCGAAGACGCTCCCGAGGACGCTTACCGAGGAGGAGGCCGAGAGGCTTCTGGAGGCTTGTGACGGACCGGACGCGAAGGACGTGAGGGACAGGGCCTTCCTGGAGCTTCTCTACGCGACCGGAGCGAGAATCTCCGAGGTGTCGAAGCTCGACGTAAGGGACGTTGACCTCGATCGGCGACAGGTGAGGCTCGAAGGAAAGGGCTCCAAGACGCGTATCGTACCGATATACGAGATTGCGGCGGAGCGAGTAAGGTCCTACGTTCTGGAGGCGAGGCCTGGACTTGCCGCGAAAAGCCATACGCACGAAGAAGGCCTCTTCCTTTCTACCCGTGGAAACAGGATGTCCGCGGACGCACTCAGGACCGTGTTCGAGAGGAGGGCGGTCGCAGCGGGCATTGACAGGCGAGTCACCCCGCACGCAATGAGGCACACGTACGCCACGGAGCTCCTCTCTGGCGGCGCCGACCTGAGAAGCGTGCAGACGCTTCTTGGACACGCCGACCTCTCGACGACGCAGATATACACCCACCTCACTATTGACAGGATGAAGGCGGCTGCTCGTCAGGCTCACCCGAGGGGGGAGTAG
- the trmFO gene encoding methylenetetrahydrofolate--tRNA-(uracil(54)-C(5))-methyltransferase (FADH(2)-oxidizing) TrmFO, with translation MSKSVVVIGGGLAGSECALQLAARGVSVTLVEQRPVASTAAHHTDGFAELVCSNSLKSMRHDSAAGLLKEELEKMGSRLIRLAKESAVPAGGALAVDRERFSALVGRAIEEDAGITVERRIAEGIPEGPCVIAAGPLCGDALFSSIAEKVGGDSLSFYDAAAPIVDAESLDRDIVFSQSRYDEQGRGDYLNCPMSREEYESFYDELISAKRVVSKEFEQSDLFSACQPVEEVARTGRDSLRFGALKPVGLTDPRSGRRPWAAVQLRAENADLTAYNLVGFQTNLTWGEQKRVFRMIPGLENAEFFRYGVMHRNSFVDTPRVLDHTFRIPGTQTRLAGQITGTEGYTEAIASGLLAALNTYADITGIEEVDLPRTGALGSLVAYATDPETKPYQPMHVNFGLVPPLEGGRLKKRERYQAYADRAAVDLDRYLESRRDLFETCR, from the coding sequence TTGTCGAAAAGTGTTGTCGTGATCGGTGGGGGACTTGCCGGCAGTGAATGTGCGCTGCAGCTTGCGGCGCGCGGGGTCTCCGTGACCCTCGTCGAACAGCGTCCCGTGGCAAGCACGGCTGCTCATCACACCGACGGCTTCGCCGAACTCGTATGCTCGAACTCCCTCAAGTCAATGAGGCACGATAGCGCGGCGGGGCTCCTGAAGGAGGAGCTCGAGAAGATGGGGTCGAGACTCATCCGACTGGCGAAGGAATCGGCCGTACCCGCAGGAGGGGCTCTTGCCGTGGACCGGGAGAGGTTCTCCGCACTTGTGGGTCGTGCAATCGAGGAGGACGCGGGCATAACCGTGGAGCGTCGAATCGCAGAGGGGATTCCGGAAGGCCCCTGCGTCATAGCCGCTGGGCCGCTCTGTGGAGACGCCCTTTTCTCATCGATCGCCGAGAAGGTCGGTGGCGATTCCCTTTCGTTCTATGATGCCGCAGCACCGATCGTCGATGCGGAGTCACTGGACAGAGACATCGTGTTCTCGCAGTCGCGTTACGACGAACAAGGCAGGGGAGACTACCTCAACTGTCCGATGTCCCGAGAGGAGTACGAGAGCTTCTACGATGAGTTGATCTCTGCGAAGCGCGTCGTCTCCAAGGAGTTCGAGCAGAGCGACCTCTTCAGCGCGTGCCAGCCTGTCGAGGAGGTAGCGAGGACGGGTAGGGACTCGCTCAGGTTCGGCGCACTGAAGCCGGTGGGGCTTACCGACCCCCGCTCTGGCAGAAGACCATGGGCGGCGGTGCAGCTCAGGGCCGAGAACGCCGACCTGACCGCATACAACCTTGTAGGATTCCAGACGAACCTGACGTGGGGCGAGCAGAAGCGTGTGTTTCGCATGATTCCCGGCCTCGAGAACGCCGAGTTCTTCAGGTATGGAGTAATGCACAGGAACTCATTCGTGGACACCCCGAGGGTGCTTGACCATACGTTCAGAATCCCGGGAACTCAGACGAGGCTCGCGGGGCAGATAACCGGCACCGAGGGGTATACCGAGGCAATCGCCTCGGGGTTGCTCGCGGCTCTCAACACATATGCGGATATCACCGGCATCGAGGAGGTTGATCTTCCGAGGACGGGTGCGCTGGGATCGCTCGTCGCGTATGCGACCGACCCCGAGACCAAGCCGTATCAGCCTATGCACGTGAACTTCGGACTCGTCCCACCGCTCGAAGGCGGGAGACTTAAGAAGAGGGAGAGATATCAGGCATATGCGGACCGCGCAGCCGTCGACCTGGACAGATACCTGGAGTCACGTCGCGACCTCTTCGAAACCTGCCGGTAG
- a CDS encoding DNA-processing protein DprA, with amino-acid sequence MGEESFELRRGEEGYPQRLEDLSDPPECLYGIGAAGVLEDMAIAIVGSRRASPYGVATAEMAGRIAAESGLVVVSGGALGCDAAALRAAQGSGGTTVVVCGCGADVIYPQSSRDVFEGAISKGAVISLERWGTPPRRYAFPKRNRIIAAMSESTLVVEAGVRSGTMSTAEAAASMGRRLYAIPGSIYSPQSVGTNELISDGASIVCSERDLEMCIALDYDKLRLCADGSHSEHGRVLSALVASPTRADELANRLGESVITILGTLSDYEARGMVVRLPDGRYSPTAELLRASDRMGH; translated from the coding sequence ATGGGGGAGGAATCCTTCGAGTTGAGACGGGGCGAAGAGGGGTATCCGCAGCGGCTCGAGGACCTCTCTGACCCTCCCGAGTGCCTCTATGGCATCGGTGCCGCGGGCGTGCTCGAGGATATGGCCATCGCTATCGTAGGCTCCAGGCGCGCTTCCCCCTACGGGGTCGCCACTGCCGAAATGGCGGGGAGGATTGCGGCGGAGAGCGGACTCGTTGTCGTTTCGGGAGGAGCCCTTGGTTGCGATGCGGCGGCGCTGAGGGCGGCACAAGGGTCAGGAGGCACAACCGTGGTCGTATGTGGGTGCGGTGCCGACGTCATCTACCCTCAATCGTCGCGGGACGTGTTCGAGGGTGCAATCTCGAAGGGTGCGGTGATTTCCCTCGAGAGGTGGGGCACCCCTCCGCGGAGGTACGCCTTCCCGAAGAGGAACAGAATCATCGCGGCGATGTCCGAGTCTACGCTCGTCGTGGAGGCTGGCGTGCGCTCTGGAACCATGAGCACGGCGGAGGCCGCGGCCTCTATGGGAAGGAGACTGTATGCGATACCGGGATCAATCTACTCGCCGCAGTCTGTTGGGACGAACGAGCTCATCTCGGATGGCGCGAGCATCGTGTGCTCTGAACGAGACCTCGAGATGTGCATCGCGCTGGATTACGACAAACTAAGGCTCTGCGCGGATGGTTCGCATTCTGAGCATGGTCGCGTTCTCTCTGCCCTTGTGGCTTCCCCAACGAGGGCGGACGAGCTGGCGAACAGACTGGGCGAAAGCGTTATCACGATCCTTGGTACGCTGAGCGACTACGAGGCGCGGGGAATGGTCGTCCGACTCCCGGACGGAAGATACTCGCCTACAGCCGAGCTCCTTCGTGCTTCGGATAGAATGGGTCACTGA
- a CDS encoding YifB family Mg chelatase-like AAA ATPase has protein sequence MAGGLLSVASATLRGIEALPVDVEIATSAGIPGMSIVGMPDGSVLEARARVRCAIKASGFNVSRLRFTVNLSPGELKKSGTGFDLPLAVAMLAVTGQIPTSGLDDCMFVGELALDGSVSAVRGLVAYRKLAERTGKTLVCLASSCGGASEGVLNVERLEDLRRGVRGLHAGGREGRPVTPDGGPELDYEDVLDQESAKRALVISAAGRHGLLMVGPPGSGKSMLARRLPTILPPLTPEEAEEVALIGSVAGLSVGRQDNGARPFRAPHHSISQAGMIGGGSPVHPGEVTLAHHGVLFLDELPEFSTNVLQSLRQPFEEHVVRLVRADGLYRFPCDFTFLAAANPCPCGYLGDPAHACTCAPAKVAQYQSRVGGPLKDRIDVHIFVSRPDSRKVVEGARGMSSAQMRDLVLGAREFRAWRESVLGHKDEEGLEGMALGEEAASVLESMARSLGFGGRSIVRVAKVARTIADIRQGESVSKEDVLEACAYRDRRG, from the coding sequence ATGGCTGGCGGATTGCTGAGCGTGGCGTCGGCGACTCTGAGGGGTATCGAGGCCCTTCCGGTGGACGTGGAGATTGCCACGTCAGCGGGCATACCAGGCATGTCGATTGTTGGGATGCCAGACGGAAGCGTCCTGGAGGCACGCGCTCGTGTGAGATGCGCCATTAAGGCCTCGGGCTTCAACGTGTCGAGGCTGAGGTTTACGGTGAACCTGTCGCCAGGGGAACTCAAGAAGTCGGGGACGGGCTTTGATTTGCCGCTCGCTGTTGCCATGCTCGCGGTGACGGGGCAGATTCCTACAAGCGGGCTCGACGACTGCATGTTCGTGGGCGAGCTTGCGCTTGACGGTTCGGTAAGCGCGGTTAGGGGACTCGTGGCCTACAGGAAGCTAGCCGAGAGGACGGGGAAGACCCTCGTCTGTCTGGCGTCATCCTGTGGCGGTGCAAGCGAGGGAGTCCTCAATGTCGAACGGCTTGAAGACCTACGCCGAGGGGTGAGGGGCCTCCATGCGGGGGGACGGGAAGGGAGGCCGGTGACTCCTGACGGTGGGCCGGAGCTCGATTACGAGGACGTCCTCGACCAGGAGTCGGCAAAACGCGCACTCGTGATATCCGCCGCGGGGAGGCATGGCCTACTCATGGTCGGGCCTCCCGGTTCGGGAAAATCCATGCTCGCGCGGCGACTCCCGACGATACTCCCCCCATTGACTCCCGAGGAGGCCGAGGAAGTTGCGTTGATTGGATCTGTTGCCGGCCTGTCGGTGGGCAGGCAAGATAACGGTGCCAGACCTTTCAGGGCGCCCCACCACTCAATATCGCAGGCGGGAATGATTGGGGGTGGCAGTCCCGTGCATCCCGGGGAGGTTACCCTCGCTCACCACGGCGTACTGTTCCTCGACGAGTTGCCAGAGTTCTCCACCAACGTGCTGCAGTCTCTGAGACAGCCGTTCGAGGAGCACGTGGTGAGGTTGGTGCGCGCGGACGGACTCTATAGGTTCCCCTGCGACTTCACGTTTCTCGCGGCTGCCAACCCCTGTCCCTGCGGATACCTCGGAGACCCGGCGCATGCATGCACCTGTGCCCCGGCAAAGGTGGCGCAGTACCAGTCGAGGGTAGGTGGCCCCCTGAAAGACCGAATAGACGTACACATCTTCGTTTCAAGACCCGATTCCAGAAAGGTCGTGGAGGGCGCGCGCGGCATGAGCTCCGCGCAGATGCGCGACCTCGTGCTCGGGGCGCGGGAGTTCAGGGCTTGGAGGGAATCCGTGCTTGGCCACAAGGACGAGGAAGGACTCGAGGGTATGGCCTTGGGAGAGGAGGCTGCTTCGGTGCTGGAGTCAATGGCCCGAAGTCTTGGGTTCGGTGGCAGGTCGATTGTGCGCGTCGCGAAGGTGGCGAGAACAATAGCGGACATACGACAAGGCGAGTCGGTGTCGAAGGAGGACGTGCTGGAGGCGTGCGCGTATAGAGATAGGAGGGGGTAG